In Camelina sativa cultivar DH55 chromosome 17, Cs, whole genome shotgun sequence, the genomic stretch TTACGATATGTTCTTTACATGATCTAGAAAGGCGTAAGCTTTATGAGACTTCAAAGCTTCCATTCCTTGGATCCCAACTCTAGTCATAGTGTTCCTCTCGGGGTCATAGTAGAGAAGGTACGAAGAGTCGGATTCGGATATATTGTATGGCGACAACACAATTTCACCTGTGTCACTTGCTCCAACAAACCGTAACTTGGTCTCTTCAATTATATCCTTCCAAGGAGGGGGCATTACGTAGATATAGCTCGACCATTGGTGTTTCTCGGCATCTTCTAAAACCCATAGTTGAATCCCTGTTATAAGTGTATAGTCAGGGTTAAAGTTCGGCTGGAATTTAGCTATTTTACCCTTGTAGTTTACCAAAGTTGGTTGAAGCTTCGATCCCGAGTTAAGTTCCATGCCATGAGCTTTCTTTGCATAACTAAACTTTTCAGATTTAATATCAAAGCAAATTATATCAGGAAACCCGTCAAAGACCATGCCTAAgtaatacaaaacaccattgaTGCAAATCCCATCATATAGAGGATAATTATGACCAGCTTCACCCTCCACAGGACAAGGACAAGGAGAATGTGCCATGTCACATTCGATCTTCCTCCATGACAGTTTTTTTCCGGTTGCTAAGGTCAGAACTTGATGCTCCTCAAAGAATCCAAATTTTGATCGGGTCATACACAATAATTTGAACTCTTTGTTGATCGtgtcaagaaaacataattttggaaaaggttttcttgttttattatcaATGGCCATAAggcttcatatatatacaaagatattTCTTTAAATGGTAGATGTAAATCTTCCTAAATAGTAtacaatcaaatcatatattaagTGATTAAGATTTTTCCTTGATTACCAAGCTAAGAGATATGATTTGATTACCAAATCATATCTTACAATATCCTAACACCCtccctcaagttggagcatgcCGCTTGCAAACGCCCAACTTGAACTTGATCATGTCCTTATCTTCACATCTCGGTTTTGGTCGGTATTCATCACCCATTGAGTCATCTCGGTTTCGGTTTTTCTTGTCGTTGATGTCACAACACAAGAGTTGTGTGTGACACAAGGATTCCTTCAAATCCTTCAAGTCGTGTTCTTGTTTATCAAGTTTGTCGGGTTCGTCGGGTTCGTCGAGTTTGTCAGGTTTGTCGGGTTCGTCGTCGTcgggttcgtcgggtttgtcGGGTTCTAACAGAACGTAAGATGGCAAAAACTTCTTCATGTTCATCTTCTTGCTTTCCACTGTCAAAAACTTCTTCATGTTCATCTTCTTGCTTTCCACTGTCGCATCTTTTCATCATCGGATCTAGGCACCGTCTTCATCgttgtcatcttcatcaccgTCGTTGTTATAATCGATCCACAAGAttaacctggctctgataccatgtcaagaaaacataattttggaaaaggttttcttgttttattatcaATGGCCATAAggcttcatatatatacaaagatattTCTTTAAATGGTAGATGTAAATCTTCCTAAATAGTAtacaatcaaatcatatattaagTGATTAAGATTTTTCCTTGATTACCAAGCTAAGAGATATGATTTGATTACCAAATCATATCTTACAATATCCTAACAGATCGGATCATACCCAAAATAGCTTGTGATTATAGTTCTGTTAGTCTTGACTCTTGGTAAGGTCCAGGATTTTCCTTtgctagggttacatatcaGTGGCACAGAAACTGTCCTTCCCTTAGTCTTATGAATGTTGAAACCATATACGAAGCCACAAACAGGACGACAAATGTCAAAGGGACGATTAATTGGAAAACTCGTTTGAAAATCGACCGCTAAAGGAGACGAATCACGAGGCTTtggtgatgagaagaagaacgtTTTGCCGTCTTTAGGGCACGTGAACAATAGCTTCGGGCGAGACGAAGATATGGTGGAGAACGAATCAATGAAAACTGGATTGCTAAGTGTGGAAGCACATACCTTGGACAAGCAACGAAATCTCGCTACAGACTTCGCCGGCAATCTCGTGAGTATCTCGATAACGAGATCAAACGGGAGGAACGTTCCTGACGTATTGCGCCGTGTTTTCATGCCTTTTCTAAAATGTCTCTATTTTTCCTTTCCATCAGATAAACCCTAGTCAGAcgatatattaaaaaaaagaccCAAGGCCTTTtcagataaaacaaagataacgTAAGGGTCTatctatatactatatagtcaTTTACGTCATTATGCatgtttctttataaaatataactagATTCAGatccgcacatacgtgcgggattgattttaaaagttaaagttattattaaatttgtaatatattacgTATGTGTGGggttatatttataaacaattttaacGAATATTATTAACACTTATAATCCTAACTCGTATTAGTATagtatttgatatgtttttatttccttttagacaaaaaaatatttgttttgttatcagtataatttccttttagacaaaataatatttgttttcttatcagTATAAACAactacaataataattaaaaaagagaagaaaatagaaCAATTATTTATGGACAGAAAAAATTGTCACGCCCCATAAATGtcatgtatattttattttataaccatgatttaaataataatttatccatttgatattgtatattttagtccaaccGATAAAGAAATAGGTAGAAGATTCAGATGGGATACTCATACTTCATGtactttttgtttgaatatttaaattttacaaattagtagacattatataaattttctttatatttctcaaaaatctatattattaaagcAGAATTACTCTCTAGAGTAAAAATGGACCATGActtggttttggtaggtttttcattaaaaatgattagagaatcacaaaatttaatctaattaacatatagtttcaatttctttaaatgacgaaaataccctcggtcgatcacttaaaaaattgccgggtcgggacgcggatccttaCATATCCGactacagaaggaaaaaaacccgcggatctgtttgtactccagaATAATAATTTTCGGATccagtatattatttcattcaagattagttatttaagattccaaacagagttattcgttataggcaaacactctgattttattttcctctaaggtatttaaatgaaaaccataaattttaattaccaaaaattcggATATTCCTTAGTTACCGAGATTGATCTTAACAGATAATCTTTCAAAAGGAATATTTAGTGATTcagttaaaatctttaaaaacgaaTATTCAAGTTACCAAATCTGACTGAATTGCTTGATTtctgatattataatatttccttaacaaaattatagtaattaattgtgagtagtatatatagaaagaattaaaaacgcagaaattatatatatgtaaagttgtaaactaatttacagaaaaggtgtactgtatatcccacatcgactaaatattttggaatatggttcataatcactataaatatgtgactaaaatgttttgagtacaaatgagcaggaagcttgatttatcaggtatccaaatttaacagtttaatttggttctatatttgaaaatatttaaacttttaaaaagtaaacatattataatatattataatatatttacgttttttaaaaaagtttaagatattataaatatttaaatttttatacaatgtttaaattattataaatatttaaactctgtcgaaagtttaaaatattataatatatttaaagtctataaaatatttgagtaatattaatattttaattcttaaaaatttaaaatataaattttttttgagttaaatccgttaaaacatgtatttttatcaaactataaattaagccATGGAAGCAGGGTGTctctatcctcttacaaaactactatccgatattgcagAGTGTGtgttctcttacaaaactacgtACTATCTACTATTGTGAtgtgtctgtttccgtgaaaaactatattttacaaactacttactctattaggatttccaatttactgtataaccccaaatatacaaataaacactatataaacaaagaaaataaatcaaaataaaatctatattacaaaaatacaaattacaaaaaaataactaacaaaatatataataccgtgctgtagcacgggtatCACCTAGTTATCTATTAAACTGGATAAAATCTGCCATAATAATCAGAACTTCCTAAACTTGATAACCTAAATTGTATAGCATGAAAAACCCACATTAATAGGCTTACATCATAATGGTTTTGCTATTTCTTTACCCGTGAAAAACTCGTCTCCCAAAAACCACAGGAGCAATGTCTACATTCTTCCTGTTGAATTTGCAAAAGCCCGTGGGTAacatgtattttaatttaacaaaatttctaatatatgatatatgttttaAGTGATTGGGTAAGAGTTTATTTTATGTTGTGATTGTCACAAACtctctaaaattttcaaaagtacTCAAATTTTCCATtccaaagttatatatttatccATTACAAAGTTGCTCTGACTCAAattagattttgaaaataaaatatgattattaaaaaaaaaaacgttttagcCTGTTACCCAAAATAATCTATATTCATGTGTGAAAAGAAGTAAAACTATTTCCGTTAAAACTTGATCTTTATTCATTGGTATTTATTAATGAAACTTATCCTTATGCATTAACACAGCTACGATAATTATTTTGGTATGAtaggttttttggttttagttggTAGGATGACTtctttttgcccaaaaaaaagttGCTATGATAGGTTCCATATTTATgcaatcaaattaaatttgatttttatattatttaaaattgataattatctttccaaaattttattgtacATATTGAGATTTTAaccaataatttaaaatatgttttgtttagtttgattGTCACAATTTaaataacacataaataaatgaaaattaacaaacatgtgaatttacaatttaaaaatgatttgataaaatatattaataaacattttgattttttatattgtgGATGGTTACACAAATCTACTATACAATTGAATTGTTTAtcaatcactttttttttatcaacaattgATTATCAATCACTTAAAAAGTATATTCTTCATGATTAAAGTCCTTTGACAATACTCTTACATGTATTATCTTTGACACAATATACTGGTATCGTCATGTAtctgtaataatatataaaatgaaaatattaattt encodes the following:
- the LOC104759310 gene encoding LOW QUALITY PROTEIN: putative F-box protein At1g20657 (The sequence of the model RefSeq protein was modified relative to this genomic sequence to represent the inferred CDS: substituted 1 base at 1 genomic stop codon) gives rise to the protein MADLDRIKHKTKRLSRRRKRKGEERERRERERERVPFDLVIEILTRLPAKSVARFRCLSKVCASTLSNPVFIDSFSTISSSRPKLLFTCPKDGKTFFFSSPKPRDSSPLAVDFQTSFPINRPFDICRPVCGFVYGFNIHKTKGRTVSVPLICNPSKGKSWTLPRVKTNRTIITSYFGYDPICXDKEFKLLCMTRSKFGFFEEHQVLTLATGKKLSWRKIECDMAHSPCPCPVEGEAGHNYPLYDGICINGVLYYLGMVFDGFPDIICFDIKSEKFSYAKKAHGMELNSGSKLQPTLVNYKGKIAKFQPNFNPDYTLITGIQLWVLEDAEKHQWSSYIYVMPPPWKDIIEETKLRFVGASDTGEIVLSPYNISESDSSYLLYYDPERNTMTRVGIQGMEALKSHKAYAFLDHVKNIS